The genomic segment TACAGGGGGGAGCAACATATTGGGTCTAGTAGAGGGGGAGCAACATATTGGGTCTAGTACAGGGGGAGAAACATATTGGGTCTAGTACAGGGGAGCAACATATTGGGTCTAGTAGAGGGGGAGCAACATATTGGGTCTAGTAGAGGGGGAGCAACATATTGGGTCTAGTACAGGGGGAGCAACATATTGGGTCTAGTACAGGGGGAGCAACATATTGGGACTAGTAGAGGGGGGAGCAACATATTGGGTCTAGTAGAGGGGGGAGCAACATATTGGGTCTAGTAGAGGGGGGAGCAACATATTGGGTCTAGTAGAGGGGGGAGCAACATATTGGGTCTAGTACAGGGGGGAGAAACATATTGGGTCTAGTACAGGGGGGAGCAACATATTGGGTCTAGTAGAGGGGGGAGCAACATATTGGGTCTAGTAGAGGGGGAGCAACATATTGGGTCTAGTACAGGGGGGAGCAACATATTGGGTCTAGTACAGGGGGGAGCAACATATTGGGTCTAGTAGAGGGGGAGCAACATATTGGGTCTAGTACAGGGGGGAGCAACATATTGGGACTAGTAGAGGGGGGAGCAACATATTCTGAGAGTTTCACCTCAATGAGCAGGCCCTACTGGTGTGTTTAGCGTTGGGTGTATTTAGCGGTCAGCGTTTTGGTGTCTGCGGCTAACACAGCCCTCCCTCGTAGTCATCGTCGTCCTCAGCAGAAGCAGCAGGCGCTCCGGCGCCCCCCTGTGTTGCCGTTGCAGACTTCTTCTTCTTCACTCCTCCTCCGGGGACCTTCAGGGAGATGGCCAGCTTGGCATACTGGGAGTAGAGGGGGAAGGATTACATCACGAGGGTTGTTCGTACTCCTTGtatagtttcttcaagtgcaagaAACCTGTGGCATTGGATCTTAAAACGCATGGTTTCAAATACTGTTAGACAGTGGTAGCAGTTTGGCATCCTGGCAGTGTGAAAGATAACTCCCGTATCCAGGGTTACCTCTGCAGGTTTAGTGTCAACGTCTTTAGACAGTGTGATGGTTTGGTCAGTGACCCATCTAGACAGTGTGATGGTTTGGTCAGTGACCCATCTAGACAGTGTGATGGTTTGGTCAGTGACCCATCTAGACAGTGTGATGGTTTGGTCAGTGACCCATCTAGACAGTGTGATGGTTTGGTCAGTGACCCATCTAGACAGTGTGAGGGTTTGGGATAGCTGGATGGCAGCGGTCTCCATCTCTGGTCCTGGAGGACTACTGGTGACTAACACACTGATActgcagggctggaacaaaagcctgcacacccagtagcacCCCAGGCCCAgagtatggctcagttggtagagcatggtgcttacaaCACCAgtattgtgggtttgattcccgggaccacccatatgttaAATGTATGCACATATGACTAAGTACCTTTGGATAAAAacgcctgctaaatggcatacactGAGCATACCAAACATTTGgatcaccttcctaatattgagttgaacagACCCCTGATGGTACATAATAGAATAGACCCCTGATGGTACATAATAGAATAGACCCCTGATGGTACATAATAGAATAGACCCCTGATGGTACATAATAGAACAGACCCCTGATGGTACATAACAGAATAGACCCCTGATGGTACAGTTGTATGAAGTGTTACTCACGTCATTGTCCATGTACTTCAGCAGAGCGGAGTTACACACACGGTGCACCTGGTCCTCGTCCTGCTCGTCATACCCCTGCAGTAACGTCTCCATGGCCACACAGTCTTCACTCCCACTGTACCCTGGGAGGCTGCAGGAAACATGAAATATCATCGTCAGACTACTGTCACAACCCATAGGCTATAGCCCAATTACGGTTATCACGGAATACCCGTTCACTCCCCCTCATGGATTGGAATGCATGGGATTCGTGAAAGCATGAGCTGGAGGGGGTTTCCACTGTATTTCTTACACCAGTTGGTTCCTTTTAAATCCAACAGTGGGAGTGTACGAGTGCTCACCAATGCACCAATTCAGATAGAAATGTTCGTTGCTCTAGAGAAACGTATTCAGTCATTAGGAGGTACATACCTGTAGCTCTCTCTGACACACTTGTCTGCAGCCACAAAGTCATTTCTGTGAAGATGAACCAGCACCTGTGCCGTTGTTTTCTAAGAGAAAAGACCCAGATCAGCATTTAATGATCTATATTTTACACCTTCACCAATACCATGCACCACATAGCTGTTAGATACCaatagtacactgctcaaaaaaataaagggaacacttaaacaacacaatgtaactccaagtcaatcacacttctgtgaaatctaactgtccacttaggaagcaacactgattgacaataaatgtcacatgctgttgtgcaaatggaatagacaacaggtggaaattataggcaattagcaagacacccccaataaaggagtggttctgcaggtggtgaccacagaccacttctcagttcctatgcttcctggctgatgttttggtcacttttgaatgctggcggtgctttcactctagtggtagcatgagatcggagtctacaacccacacaagtggctcaggtagtgcagctcatccaggatggcacatcaatgcgagctgtggcaagaaggtttgctgtgtctgtcagcgtagtgtccagagcatggaggcgctaccaggagacaggccagtacatcaggagacgtggaggaggccgtaggagggcaacaacccagcagcaggaccgctacctccgcctttgtgcaaggaggagcaggaggagcactgccagagccctgcaaaatgacctccagcaggccacaaatgtgcatgtgtctgctcaaacggtcagaaacagactccatgaggatggtatgagggcccgacgtccacaggtggggggttgtgcttacagcccaacaccgtgcaggacgtttggcatttgccagagaacaccaagattggcaaattcgccactggcgccctgtgctcttcacagatgaaagcaggttcacactgagcacgtgacagacgtgacagagtctggagacgcccgtggagaacgttctgctgcctgcaacatcctccagcatgaccggtttggcggtgggtcagtcatggtgtggggtggcatttctttggggggccgcacagccctccatgtgctcgccagaggtagcctgactgccattaggtaccgagatgagatcctcagaccccttgtgagaccatatgctggtgcggttggccctgggttcctcctaatgcaagacaatgctagacctcatgtggctggagtgtgtcagcagttcctgcaagagaaaggcattgatgctatgggctggcccgcccgttccccagacctgaatccaattgagcacatctgggacatcatgtctcgctccatccaccaacgccacgttgcaccacagactgtccaggagttggcggatgctttagtccaggtctgggaggagatccctcaggagaccatccgccacctcatcaggagcatgcccaggcgttgtagggaggtcatacaggcacgtggaggccacacacactactgagcctcattttgacttgttttaaggccATTACATCatagttggatcagcctgtagtgtggttttccactttaattttgagtgtgactccaaatccagacctccatgggttgataaatttgatttccattgataatttttgtgtgattttgttgtcagcacattcaactatgtaaagaaaaaagtatttaataagatgatttcattcattcatatctaggatgtgttattttaatgttccctttatttttttgagcagtgtatataattcCAATAGATCACCTAATGCATGCAAATTACTTAAGAAAGTACCTTAAAGCAAGTGGGATAATTCTCTATATCTTTATACATGTTCTTCTCTTTCTGGAGGGCGGTTGCAGCTTCATCCAGTCTGTAATCAAGTTCACAAAGACAGAACAGTGATTGAACAGGGAGTCAGGACCAGCCACAATACTTTGCTGCTTATAAATGCTTTGCGAAGGatctatgtagtgcttatgaagccttTTTTAAGCTGTTATTCATTGTCTTTACCTGCGTAATCTGACCAGCAGTCTGGAAGCTTTCCCCAGGAGCTCCGCTGACTGACGCAGGCGGTCCTCATTCTACACAGAAAACATTCAGTTAAATCAACTTAACTTAAAGCAACTACTCAAACTTAGAATATGCTATTAATGACCAACTTACCTCAAACACACCGGCAGCCTGCTGGTACAGGTCCACTGCTTTCTCTAAACTCATAGGCTCGATCAGTCTAGATAGGAAAACATTATGATTAAATACCAAGTACCATTTTAACAACACTGGTCAGGAACATATCAAAACCACCAAATAAATACAGTAGACACACTTCTATAGTCTGGAGCAGGACTTACTTCCCGGCCCTGTCCAGCGCCATGGCAGCAGTGTCTGGAGTTCCGTTCTCTACGTACATCATACTGGCCTTCTCTATGTACTGGATCGCCTCAGGCATCTTCTTCAAGTCCTGTCACACATTttacatctacattttagtcatttagcagacgctcttatccagagcgacttacagttaagtgagtgcatacattttcatactgccccccccccccgtgggaatcgaacccacaaccctggcgttgcaaacgccatgctctaccaactgagctacatccctgccggccattccctcccctaccatggacgacgctggctaattgtgcgccgccccatgggtctcccggtcgcggccggctacgacagagtctggattcgaaccaggatctctagtggcacagctagcactgtgatgcagtgccttagaccactgcgccactcgggagactggaGAAATGATGACCACAGCACATGGAGCAATGGTGACCTCTTTTACGCTTACTATTTGTTGTAGAATATCAATATTTTGTGGAGACAATAATGCTCTCGATCACATGGTACAGTGTATAGTAAAAAGGATCTTTCTCTCCCATCTTTGTGTATGGGGTTGTATTTAGGTATTACGCAGATATTACATGGACATTGGGAAACTCACCTTCATCATCATACCTGCTTGCTCGATTGCTCTGAAAAAGAAATGCATATCTTAGAAAGGGAACAAAAGTCTTACATATAAGTATTGAATGGTATTAATAATATTTAAAAGGCCTAGTGCAGTCAAAAAGGTGATTGTCCTGTGTGGTAtctatatttccacactatgaggttggaataatgctGTGAAattgcccttttagtgtaagagctgttggaaaagacagcctgaaatttctacctgttttggtgggatggagttttggcctgcctggttttatcaccaggcggtaaattagttaatagactaataagaaagagttccaaacctctcagccaataacagctagttttcagttttcccatccccactcagaccactcccagacagtcctagcaaaagtaTTGCTTGAGAAAatgctatttttatttatttttgaccattttaaaaatcgacaacaatcacagtaaggtacttaaaatTGTAGAGATAAAAACATCTGCGTTGGCCCTTTAATCTCAAGTATTCATATGGAAAACCTTACTTTGCTGCGTGAAACAACGctttattttctgtgtggtacTCCGCCTCCTTCAGGTAGGCATCCTTGGCTTGCTCAAACTGTTTGGCATTCTTGAAGCACACCGCTGGGAATGCAAACACAGATTGTTTATCAGACTGAATACATGGTGTGGAGTGCTATCCTTCCTATACGTTTACAGAACGTCAGCATACTTACCATGGTGTGGAGTGCTATCCTTCCTTGTTTAAGAGAACATGGTGTGTATCCTTCCTTACGTTTACAGCGTAGCATACTATGGAGTGCTATTTCCTATGAGCGTCAGCATACTTACTGGTGTGGGTGCTATCTATCGTAACGTCAGCATACTACGGTGGCTTACAGAGTAGCATACTTATGGTGTGGAGTGCTATCCTTCCTATACGTTTACAGAACGTCAGCATACTTACCAGCTTTGGCGTATTCTGACGCAGCACTGTCGAAATCTGGCTTCCACTTTGTCATGCTGGTCTTTAAACTGCAAGAAATAAAATGTCTCTTTTCAGCAGCAATACAACTAGGGGTTAACAACACACACAGCCATAACAACAGACCTTGACAGGAGAGCTGGCTACATCAGGTGATGGGTCACTAACACAGTAGTGATGGGAAAGTTCGGCTCTTTTTACCGACTAAGATCTTTTCAACTCGTTCAGTCAAAATAACTAATCTTTCGACTCATTTGGTTCATTTGATTCAGTAACACCCAGAGCATGCAGGACCGCCTATTGGCGAATGATGACCAAAAAAATAGAAAGAATCGtgattctacaagcctctcgTGCACCATAGGGGGAAGGTCTTTACCATAGGGGTGAATAACAAGCATAGATTGCTAACTTTTTTTCTAATTTGGCACACAGAAACTAAAGGTCAAAAATAATGGCACTAATTGGCCATTTGGTAACACTGTTATAAGCAGTCTCACTTAAACCTTCATATCCGTTGCCCTTTTTGACCTAGAGACTAGAAACGTTGTATGTAGGTGTCTTTCCTCATGCTGAACACATTTACCTCAAGGACCCATAAGGCCCATCAGGATAGGTTTTCCTCTATCTTGGACATTTTGGAAAAACCTTTGAAATAAGTCCAAATAACTTAAATTCAGTATGTAATAAGTTAACTATTAACAATTCACTTTTTTGACTATGTAACACTAATGCTTAAAATAATCATTAGAAATCTTCTCATGGACTAAAAGTCAGATTCACTCCAAGTGTGGTCTTTGGACTCATCACAATAGTCCCTAAAGAGTTTGAGAAAATAACATTGATGCATTCAAAAGATGGCCACACTATACCAGTAGATGCATATTAGCACTTACACAAACAAAATACTTCAAAAATTATCTTATCATGAACCACAGtaccaaatgacaccatattttgAATGTAGGATCATGGTACATGTCTTAACACAGTTTGAAGCTAAGGGATTGGTCAAAAGATGGCCGAGTTATTGACAAATAAACGTGTCCATTTAAACCACtgtaaatccactccacagtGGTTGATCAACTTGAAACTTGTCATCGCTATCATAATACAGTTGCTGGTCCTGTCTCCAGAGTCGCTGAGCGTGTATAATGCTGTAGTCGAATACATTGCGGCCAGGTCAAACGAACGAATCACTTGTAGAAAACGAATCATGACTCGAGTCAGTTAACAGAGTCGTTCAAAAAGAACGAATCGTTTGCGAACAGCACATCACTATAACACAGTGGCCTTGTTGTGGCTTGCAATGGATATTACAATGGAAAAGCATACACAGCACTGAGCAGACAGCTAAGTAACGTTAccgttgctagctagctaacgttagctaggtgatGAATGATCATGAATGAATGCATCCGCTGACTGGCCAGATtagtagatagctagctacttccTACAAATACAGCTAACTCATTAACTGTAATTCAAGGACAATGTCGTAATGTTAAGTAACTCTGGTTAACCGCTAAGGTCAGATATTCTTGACAATGTTACTAGCCAGCTAGGATTCGAAGAAGCGTCAGCGATGCTAGCTACAGTACCGTTCGTTAACGTCAGCTAAAATCAAAACAAACGCGGCTTGCCATACTTTTTCTCCGCTTTAGCGATGTGTTCGTGGGCTTCGTTTATTTTGGAGGCCATGGTGCTGTTCGTGGTCTTCGACAATCTGTCGAGCAGATTTTTATTTgtgggagaaaaaaaatctagccGAGGACGATGACAAAACAAATGCCGATGGTGTTTGGATGAAAAAATGTCCACAACGTCAAACTACGGATTCCCGGATGGCATTGCGCAATGCGTCACAGTCCTTTAAATGAGGCTGGACGGAGACAGAAACAGtcatggcgtctttttgtaggcactaactccgccgtGGTTCGTCGGACAAATTGAAAGGCGTCtttgtagggtttttggataaaagGCCATGTTAACGGACTGCTATTATTTCATAGAACAAAATGTAGAAGATCTCTTAAGCCTGCGCTAACCTCAGAtcttattttcggcgtttattcCAAAACCCTATTGTCTTCCCATATGGATGGCTGATTGAACCAGAGGTCACTCATTTTCGAGTTTTAGGACTACACGCTGGCGAGCTCTATTCAGCATAAACTTTTCAACGTCAAATTGTTGTAATATCTTTTGCTTTTGAGGAAACTTGAGTATACAGATTTGAGACAAGGTTATTATAGTAGGAAAGCCGTATGTGCTAGTCAATAGAAAATATACATTTAAAGCCAAAATATAGTCTTGCCTTGTCGAGAAAGAAACAGAGCATATGCCCACAATCACAGAGAAATCTGATAATATTGTGTTTACAGTCATCAACCCCTCTCACATGACATCTATTTTCATTCAACAAACAGTTATTCAACTAAACTGTACTTATCAAAATgtatgtctctgtggtatagTAATGCACATTATTTTTATTAGGATCATTTAAAGCCCCCATGCCGTCTTTTTAATAAacatttttaaatcatcactgtatgtctaatacATCATTGTGTGTGTTTACTTCATGAAAATACCtccaaatatattttgtattatttatttcccTGAGCATCCTTTTGCCATAGGGCTGCAATGAGGGGTTCCCGAAGTGGATTCTCAATCCTCCAAACCCCTGGTGATATCAAAGCGATATTACTGTGAAACGTAGATGTTCTATTTTCTACCGAGATTGCAAAACAATTCGTAGGTTGGTGTAGTGTTCATAATATGAATGTTTCAACCTTCATGTTGAGAAATCGTTTCTGTTTCAAAGAGTACCAAATCCTACAGTAACCATGAGCCTCACGGTCTGTATCATCCAATCACAGAGCATACAAGTCACGTGATCCGTTAGCGAACGCATAGTAATCATCGTGTGttgacatattttatttatttatttaacctttatttaactaggcaagtcagttaagaacacattcttaattacaatgatggcctaccaaaaggcaaaatgcCTCCTGcgggggctgggataaaaaaataattatatatacagtaccagtgaaaagtttggacacgcctactcattctagggtttttctttatttttataaatttctacattgtagaataatagtgaagacatcaaaactatgaaacaacaaatatggaatcatgtagtaaccaaataagtgttaaacctatttaaacaaatgaaaatatattttatatttgagattcttcaaatcgccaccatttgccttgatgacagctttgcacactcttggcattctctcaaccagcttcaggagGTAGTCAAATTTCAattgacaggtgtgcctttttaaaagttaatttgtggaatttatttccttcttaatgcgtttgagccaatcagttgtgttttgacaaggtgtggggggggggtatacagaagatagccctatttggtaaaagaccaagtccatattatggcaagaacagctcaaataagcaaagagaaacgacagtccatcattactttaagacatgaaggtcagtcaatatggaacatttcaagaactttgaaattttcttcaagtgcagtcacaaaaaccatcaagcgctatgatgaaactggctctcatgaggactgccacaggaatggaagaccagagttacctctgctgcagaggataaattccttagagttaccagcctcagaaattgcagcccaaagaaatgcttcacagagttcaagtaacagacacatctcaacatcaactgttcagaggggactgtatgaatcaggccattatggtcgaattgctgcaaagaaaccactactaaaggacaccaataagaagaagagacctgcttgggccaagaaacacgagcaatggacattagaccggtggaaatgtgtcctttttggttccaaccaccgtgtctttgtgagacgcgttgtgggtgaatggatgatctccgcatgtgtattgtactcccgagtggcgcagtggtctaaggcactgcattgcagtgctagctgtgccactagagatcctggttcgaatccaggctctgtcgtagccggccgcgaccgggagacccatggggcggcgcacaatttggcccagcgtcgtctagggtagggaggtaatggccggcaggggatgtagctcagttcgtagctgtgggttgtgggttcgtttcccacggggggtattaaaaaaattaaaatgcatgcactaactgtaagttgctctggataagagcgtctgctaaatgacgtaaatgtaaaatgtatttcccaccataaagcatgaaggaggaggtgttatggtgtgtggatgctttgctggtgacacggtctgtgatttatttagaattcagttTTACGTTATTACGTCATGACGTCATCACGTCATTtagcaacttcccctgaaaattagttggcaacactggggagaatgccaagaatgtgcaaagatgtcatcaaggcaaggggtggctatttgaagaatctcaaatataaaatatattttgatttgtttaacactttttcatatgtgttatttcatagttttgatgtcttcactattattctacaatgaaaaaatagtaaaaataaagaaaaacctttgaatgagtaggtgtgttcaaacttttgactggtagtgtatatatataggacaaaacacacatcacgacaagagagacaccacaacactacataaagagagacctaagacaacaacatagcatggcagcaacacatgacaacacaacgTGGTAGCAGctcaaaacatggtacaaacattattgtgcacagacaacagcaaaagggcaagaaggtagagacaacaatacatcatgcGAAGCAACCacaactgaaaagatttggcatgggtcctcagatcctcaaaaggttctacagctgcaccatcgagagcatcctgactggttgcatcactgcctggtatggcaactgctcggcctccgaccgcaaggcactacagagggtagtgcgtacggcccagtacatcactggggccaaccttcctgccatccaggacctctataccaggcggtgtcagaggaaggccctaaaatgtgtcaaagactccagccaccctagtcatggactgttctctctgctaccgcacggcaagcggtaccggagcgccaagtctaggtccaaaaggcttcttaacagcttctacccccaagccataagactcccatctaatcaaatggctacccagactatttgcattgcccccccacccctcttttatgctgctgctaatctctgtttactatctatgcacaattggcccagcgtcgtccgggtttggccggtgtaggccatcattgtaaataaagaatttgttcttaactgacttgcctagttaaataaaggtaaaacaaaataaaaaaaatagtcactttaataactctacctacatgtacatattacctgaaTTACTTCGACTTaacagtgcccccgcacattgactcagtaccggtaccccctgtatatagcctcactattgttatttttactgctgctctttaattatttgttacttttatttcgtattattttaatttttgtgtgatttttttttggtattctttcttacaactgaattgttggttaagggcttgtcagtcagcatttcactgtgaggtctacacctgttgtattcggcgcatgtgataaatacaattttattttattttatttgtcagtagtgtccatgattgagtctttgaatgaagagatggagataaaactggcCAGGTTGAGTGATAAGGTGACTTGTATCTGCTCTGTGATTGGATGATACAGACCGCAATGCTGTATTGGATAAGTAGTTTGTTTGCCAACTAACTCTGGTATGTACAGGGTCTTTTAACCTTGGAGGCGTTTGAGTGGCGAGGCAAAAGCAACCGACTGTAGACGAAAGTCAAGGAGGGAAgtcaaagatttttataactaacccaagatagatcACAGCCAGTCGtttttccaatgggaacaaatcattcatagtgggcagaacaagcacaAACAGAGCGAAGTGtgcatgtgcaataactcaattcgcccttacactccttctaaacaacgcgatttttaaatctttggcaaagggtaaaatctactaaacttagtccactctgttcgtaacagattctagttttgggaacagaaaagtgtattgagatcaaatgtttaatcgattAGAACATTAGcataatgtcggccaaaatcaatctcgctccatcttctcccacttgccggccactgggcttcctctcatcaccatatttggtagtgagtggcaacgccaaccggatgcttcacactaatacatccggtgaaatatctgtggTGAAGTTGGGGGAGATGCATCTGTGACAGCTGAAAGTCGGACActaatgtggttttccaacagcaaggctcagatcaacatggcagtgttgccattgtttatatatattattttttataatgtAGAAATAAACATGGCTCCAACCCCATATCACGCACTCACAAATTTAAATCATATGTGTGTTCATTTACTGAGAGAGAGCCTCAAATATAACATTAATTTGCATATAGGCTATCcactgtatagcctacatgaAGTTAATTGGTTCCTATTTCAGACATGTCTTTggcacagattatccattattttgaccagatactctagtggccgctctaacaatgaaaataaatgtcttaaAAAATGGAAGCCAATccggaggaggcaagatcaggtggtaccattctagccaatgagagggcagatacgcgtgtgaacgCCAGGCATAACgatttccactagttaccacagccacaaagtcaaaatgagctatatcgtaaaaatgcaTAAAAACCTAAATGTGCTTTTGGgttttaatttaaggttagggttaggcataatgttagcattgtggtaagggttaggtttaaaatcacattttaagaagagaaatggTAGGAATAAGCGGGGTTTAGGACTttgtgtggctgtggtaactagtgacgaccaggcaCAACAactttctcaaagttgccgggatgtcacatgtcctacttatatcagtacactcgtaacaacatAATCATtgcgaaacttctattcgatcaaacaAGCCAcatgtagcaa from the Coregonus clupeaformis isolate EN_2021a chromosome 14, ASM2061545v1, whole genome shotgun sequence genome contains:
- the LOC121580553 gene encoding gamma-soluble NSF attachment protein — its product is MASKINEAHEHIAKAEKNLKTSMTKWKPDFDSAASEYAKAAVCFKNAKQFEQAKDAYLKEAEYHTENKALFHAAKAIEQAGMMMKDLKKMPEAIQYIEKASMMYVENGTPDTAAMALDRAGKLIEPMSLEKAVDLYQQAAGVFENEDRLRQSAELLGKASRLLVRLRRLDEAATALQKEKNMYKDIENYPTCFKKTTAQVLVHLHRNDFVAADKCVRESYSLPGYSGSEDCVAMETLLQGYDEQDEDQVHRVCNSALLKYMDNDYAKLAISLKVPGGGVKKKKSATATQGGAGAPAASAEDDDDYEGGLC